One window of the Cotesia glomerata isolate CgM1 linkage group LG10, MPM_Cglom_v2.3, whole genome shotgun sequence genome contains the following:
- the LOC123272891 gene encoding uncharacterized protein LOC123272891, with amino-acid sequence MEVRESWKRGFKWDIQEAIVPKGRGRARGGILIGVKEGIEVGKKGKWDIEGWVEREVKLGEEWWWVVGAYINEDLDRKKKLMSRWMDEAWDRRILIGGDVNARTGTDGGIKVGKGHEECSIRKSKDKVINKEGKELCRFIEERGWAILNGCIEGDEEGEWTFVGERGCSVIDVVMSDERNRDKILELKVEDRTESDHLPVSVKVIAKGSREEKKDRETRQGTGRELWTKEGIENFQEGLKDEETTRGSVEEEWESLKGKIKKAIKKSLKKGIRVRGNSGWWDEECRIEKSKLGKALRKLKGGKMIREDYIKEKKQYRKVCERKKEQERQMWEDQVKNARTEEQIWKIVNEGRKKRDGINKDIKMETWDVHFKETFGGVEERRSWEGVMEEETEEEEELGDIELEEVRVVVKKLKDHKAMGGDGIPNEVWKYGGETIEAELWSICQKVWRREGWPKEWNDGIVVPIKKKGLGKEASDYRGITITQTAYKVYVGILEKRLREEVEGKGRLPISQAGFRKKRGTIDNIYALNYLINREIHKEKGKLVVLFVDFKAAFDSVDRTELVEGMKKRGVNIGLVKRCEEVLKETNGRVRVGKDIGEKFWTVKGVR; translated from the coding sequence ATGGAGGTGAGAGAGTCCTGGAAAAGGGGATTCAAATGGGACATACAGGAGGCAATAGTTCCCAAAGGAAGGGGTAGAGCAAGAGGAGGTATACTGATCGGAGTTAAAGAAGGAATAGAAGTAGGAAAAAAGGGGAAATGGGATATAGAAGGGTGGGTGGAAAGAGAGGTCAAACTAGGAGAAGAGTGGTGGTGGGTAGTAGGGGCATACATCAATGAAGATCTAGACAGGAAGAAAAAGCTCATGAGCAGATGGATGGATGAGGCATGGGATAGACGAATACTAATCGGAGGGGATGTTAATGCCAGAACTGGAACAGACGGAGGAATTAAAGTCGGAAAAGGACATGAAGAATGTAGtataagaaaatcgaaagACAAAGTAATCAATAAGGAGGGAAAGGAGCTATGTAGATTCATAGAGGAAAGAGGATGGGCAATTTTAAATGGATGTATTGAAGGAGACGAAGAAGGAGAATGGACTTTCGTAGGGGAAAGAGGCTGTTCTGTAATAGATGTGGTGATGAGTGATGAGAGAAACCGTGATAAGATATTAGAATTAAAAGTAGAAGATAGAACAGAGTCCGACCACCTCCCGGTTTCGGTGAAGGTAATAGCTAAAGGGAGTAGAGAAGAAAAGAAAGACAGGGAGACAAGGCAGGGGACAGGTAGAGAATTATGGACCAAAGAAGGAATAGAAAACTTTCAAGAAGGTCTAAAAGACGAAGAGACAACTAGAGGGAGTGTTGAAGAAGAATGGGAAAGCCTAAAAGGGAAAATCAAAAAAGCAATCAAGAAGTCACTGAAAAAAGGGATTAGAGTAAGAGGAAACTCGGGTTGGTGGGACGAGGAATGCAGAAtagaaaaatctaaactagGAAAAGCTCTAAGGAAATTAAAGGGTGGGAAAATGATAAGAGAAGATTACATTAAGGAGAAGAAGCAATACAGAAAAGTCTgcgaaagaaagaaagaacaGGAAAGGCAAATGTGGGAGGACCAGGTCAAAAACGCAAGAACAGAAGAGCAGATTTGGAAGATCGTAAACGAAGGGAGGAAGAAGAGAGACGGGATTAATAAAGATATAAAGATGGAAACATGGGATGTGCACTTCAAAGAGACCTTTGGGGGAGTAGAAGAGAGGAGAAGCTGGGAAGGGGTGATGGAGGAAGAAACGGAGGAGGAAGAAGAGCTAGGAGACATTGAACTAGAGGAAGTTAGAGTagtggtaaaaaaattaaaagatcaCAAGGCAATGGGGGGAGATGGAATTCCAAACGAAGTCTGGAAATATGGAGGAGAAACGATTGAGGCTGAATTATGGAGTATATGCCAAAAGGTATGGAGGAGGGAGGGATGGCCGAAAGAGTGGAATGACGGAATAGTAGTTCCAATTAAGAAAAAGGGGTTGGGAAAGGAGGCAAGTGACTACAGAGGCATTACAATCACACAGACTGCCTACAAGGTGTATGTGGGTATTCTCGAGAAAAGGTTGAGAGAGGAGGTGGAAGGAAAAGGGAGGTTGCCGATATCACAGGCGGGATTCAGAAAGAAAAGAGGGACAATAGACAATATCTATGCCCTGAACTACTTGATCAACCGTGAAATACATAAGGAAAAAGGGAAATTGGTGGTTCTGTTTGTGGACTTCAAGGCTGCCTTTGACTCAGTGGACAGGACGGAATTGGTAGAAGGAATGAAAAAGAGAGGTGTAAATATAGGCTTAGTGAAGAGATGCGAGGAAGTTCTGAAGGAAACGAACGGCAGGGTGAGGGTGGGGAAAGATATAGGGGAGAAGTTTTGGACAGTAAAGGGAGTCAGGTAG
- the LOC123273046 gene encoding probable serine/threonine-protein kinase DDB_G0272282: MDRQEKKLRVTSKCKYDHNHLPEVKAAGKTVKKLTLEPSKRAKKILPAKMPSPEFTATYETEDDYENKNSKNTDGNLDNTASSSEAFDQRDHRETNPRKKKRIKAKKSNLPATMPSPKLPVSPAIEDNNENQNSNNTDGSLDSTASSSEASDQRDRRKADPEKKKDIKAKKLTTEKTNLPATLPSSKLPVTPAIEDDYENKNSKNYDGNLDNTASSSEAFDQRDHRETNPRKKKRIKAKKSNLPATMTSPKLPVIPAIENNNENQNSNNTDGSLDSTASSSEASDQRDRRKTDPEKKEEIKTIEAKKLTINKQNLSAQIDVSKITGTSEKKDEFDNKEMFTTWNLKPSGIIEVSETLEPKIPLVANQGRPKKRTRAIKLISTNVDKDTDLGPNKKRRKIAQQQEKQIKKFSTLTVEEKSEFLLNLLVKKDVKTSNEQEISLEEIKKISSKTMPHAITASRLKIVRGKLSENAYKYINRMIKKRTDEDTWYCGKCRKSISGNVSTECECCLRWFCSKCEKQEEKKKKVWFCSECEKTGK, translated from the exons ATGGACCgtcaggaaaaaaaattgagagttACCAGTAAGTGTAAATATGATCATAACCACCTTCCGGAG GTTAAAGCGGCAGGGAAGACAGTTAAGAAATTAACGCTTGAACCATCAAAACGAGCCAAAAAAATCTTACCTGCTAAGATGCCATCACCAGAATTTACCGCGACCTATGAAACAGAAGatgattatgaaaataaaaattcgaaaaatactGATGGGAATCTTGACAACACAGCATCCTCTTCGGAAGCTTTTGATCAACGTGACCACCGTGAAACTAACCCTAGAAAAAAGAAACgaattaaagcaaaaaaatcaaacttaCCTGCTACGATGCCATCACCAAAACTTCCCGTCAGCCCTGCAATAGaagataataatgaaaatcaaaattccAATAATACAGATGGAAGTCTTGACAGTACAGCATCATCTTCAGAGGCTTCTGATCAACGTGACCGCCGTAAAGCTGACcctgaaaagaaaaaagatattaaagcaaaaaaattaactactgAAAAAACAAACTTACCTGCTACGTTGCCATCATCAAAACTTCCTGTCACCCCTGCAATAGAAGatgattatgaaaataaaaattcgaaaaattatgATGGGAATCTTGACAACACAGCATCCTCTTCGGAAGCTTTTGATCAACGTGACCACCGTGAAACTAACCCTAGAAAAAAGAAACgaattaaagcaaaaaaatcaaacttaCCTGCTACGATGACATCACCAAAACTTCCCGTCATCCCTgcaatagaaaataataatgaaaatcaaaattccAATAATACAGATGGAAGTCTTGACAGTACAGCATCATCTTCAGAGGCTTCTGATCAACGTGACCGCCGTAAAACTGACCCTGAaaagaaagaagaaattaaaacaattgaagcgaaaaaattaacaataaataaacaaaatttatctgCTCAGATTGACGTATCAAAAATTACCGGGACCAGTGAAAAAAAAGACGAGTTTGATAACAAAGAAATGTTTACAACTTGGAACTTAAAACCTTCGGGGATAATCGAAGTATCCGAAACGCTAGAACCTAAAATACCTCTGGTAGCGAATCAAGGACGTCCCAAGAAAAGAACCCGTGCGATTAAATTGATTTCTACAAATGTCGACAAGGACACTGATCTAGGACccaataaaaaaagaagaaaaattgcACAACAGCaagaaaaacaaataaaaaaattttctacattaaCTGTTGAAGAAAAAAGTGAATTTCTGCTCAATTTATTAGTCAAAAAGGACGTAAAAACATCTAATGAACAAGAAATATCActggaagaaataaaaaaaatatcaagtaaAACAATGCCACATGCAATAACTGCGAGTCGTCTCAAAATTGTTAGAGGAAAATTAAGTGAAAATGcctataaatacataaatagaaTGATAAAGAAAAGAACAGATGAAGATACATGGTACTGTGGTAAATGCCGGAAATCAATCAGTGGGAATGTTTCAACTGAATGTGAGTGCTGTCTACGTTGGTTCTGCAGTAAATGTGAAAAACaggaagaaaagaaaaaaaaagtttggttTTGCTCAGAATGCGAAAAAACtggtaaataa
- the LOC123273045 gene encoding uncharacterized protein K02A2.6-like has protein sequence MCKSKDKKDNHKNAIKNNENKYKNYDKNKSFKRENQNFIEDLDIADDMEKLFHINDSKVVVSDSNKNNLIFVNLTVENKATKLELDTGSPVSAISKGTYDKCFKNKNMLTSNRKFKSYQGDVMKPLGFIMVNVEHKNRMHELKLYVFQGNNNPIVGRDWIQELELLGPIGSNSTLGLKFVGEEINSEKIMEEFEVVFTDELGKYNKRKIKLELKDGAKPTCCKPRPLPYALKDKVENEIKRLVNKGILMPVSDSEWATPIVPIVKKNGQIRICGDFKVTLNPWLKKNKHPIPRIQDLLSAVRKIERVSKLDLSDAYQQFELDDKSKELVVIATHLGLFGYNRLCFGVSPAPGIFQSELEKQFKGFEGVKIFYDDLFVYGTTAQEHDNRLKAVLNKLKECGLTLRKEKCEIGKKQVEFLGFVVGKNGISISDKKTIAISSITVPSNQSELRAFLGMVNYYSKFIRNYSSIVEPLYKLLRKDHAWSWSSTQQVAFDEVKACLCSQQVLMHYNPELPIKVTCDASPYGLGAVIAHVLSNKNCRPIAFGVKITNQG, from the coding sequence ATGTGTAAGAGTAAAGACAAAAAAGATAATCATAAGAAtgcgattaaaaataatgagaataaGTATAAGAATTATGATAAGAATAAGTCGTTTAAGCGAgagaatcaaaattttattgaggaTTTAGACATAGCTGATGATATGGAGAAACTATTTCATATAAATGACTCAAAGGTTGTTGTCAgtgatagtaataaaaataatttaatttttgtcaatttaacAGTAGAAAATAAAGCGACTAAATTAGAATTAGATACGGGTTCTCCAGTGTCAGCTATCTCTAAAGGAACTTATGATAaatgtttcaaaaataaaaacatgttAACTAGTAATCGCAAGTTTAAATCTTATCAAGGTGATGTTATGAAACCATTAGGCTTTATTATGGTAAATGTTGAGCATAAAAATAGAATGCATGAATTAAAGTTGTATGTATTTCAGGGTAATAACAATCCAATTGTTGGACGAGACTGGATACAAGAGTTGGAACTTCTGGGACCAATCGGCTCAAACTCAACACTAGGGCTTAAATTTGTGGGGGAGGAGATTAATAGTGAGAAAATTATGGAAGAATTTGAAGTAGTATTTACAGATGAACTGGGTAAATATAATAagcgaaaaattaaattagagtTGAAAGACGGCGCAAAACCGACTTGTTGCAAACCTAGACCATTGCCTTACGCGCTCAAAGATAAagttgaaaatgaaattaaaaggTTAGTTAATAAAGGTATTTTAATGCCAGTAAGCGACAGCGAATGGGCAACTCCAATAGTTCCGATTGTCAAGAAAAATGGTCAAATTCGTATTTGCGGTGATTTTAAGGTTACGCTGAACCCGTggttaaagaaaaataaacaccCGATACCTAGAATTCAAGATTTACTGTCAGCAGTTAGGAAAATAGAACGCGTGTCAAAATTAGATTTATCGGATGCTTATCAGCAATTTGAATTAGATGATAAATCGAAAGAATTAGTAGTAATAGCTACACATTTGGGATTGTTCGGATATAATCGTCTATGTTTTGGAGTGTCTCCAGCACCGGGAATATTTCAAAGTGAACTGGAGAAACAATTTAAAGGGTTCGAAGGGGTTAAGATTTTCTACGACGATCTTTTTGTATATGGTACGACGGCACAAGAACACGACAATCGATTAAAAGCCGTTTTGAACAAATTAAAAGAATGCGGTTTAACGTTACGTAAAGAGAAATGTGAAATTGGCAAAAAACAAGTCGAATTTCTAGGATTTGTTGTTGGTAAAAACGGGATCAGTATATCGGACAAAAAGACTATAGCTATTTCTAGTATTACTGTTCCTAGTAATCAATCGGAATTACGCGCTTTTTTAGGAATGGTTAactattattcaaaattcatTCGGAACTATTCGAGTATTGTTGAACctttatataaacttttgagaaAGGACCACGCTTGGTCCTGGAGTAGTACACAACAGGTAGCGTTTGATGAAGTTAAGGCTTGTCTTTGCTCGCAGCAAGTATTGATGCATTATAACCCAGAATTGCCAATTAAAGTCACGTGTGACGCGTCTCCATATGGGTTGGGGGCAGTCATTGCCCACGTTTTATCAAATAAGAACTGCCGACCCATTGCTTTTGGCGTCAAGATCACTAACCAAGGCTGA